The DNA region GTCATTCTCACCTTTCTTTTCCCACATGAGGTACACCTTGCGCAACGCGTCGAACTTCACCGTCCTCTTGACGGCCAGTTTGCGCGAGGTCTCGTTCCATATAAGCGAGCGGATCCTTTTAAGCTCAATGAAATAAGTGAAAGTCATCGGCATGCCGCTTAGCACGCTTTCCTTGATTTCCCTGGTGAAGGCCCCTTTGAGGATGGCGGAAGCGCCAAGCCTTTCCCCCTGGCCGGAGCGCACCACGTCCACGATGAAAGCGTCCGCCGCCGCCTGCCGGGGATTCCATGCCTGGAGGAACGTAGAAAAGAATATGGCCGCAAACAAGCCCGGGGCCAAGAAATATGACAAGCCGCCGGGACTCTTTTTTCTGACTTTCAAATCTTTAACCGGAAATAATTGGTTTCAACACTAACTTTGCGAACGCAAAAAATCAAGACAAATGCGCATGCAAGCGGGCTCGATGCGCAGTTCAATTCTTGCCAATGCGGGTTGGTGAGGCTAAAATCTAAATCTGGATGTATTCAAGGTGTTCATTATGTTCAAGTCGGCCGATCCGGCGATAAACCGGATCGCGGAAAAAGTTTACGCGGGCGAAAGGCTCTCTTTCGAGGACGGGGTTGCGCTCGACAGGACGGCGGACATGCTGGCGCTTGGCCGGATGGCCAACACCGTGCGCGAGAGGCTCAACGGATCCAGCGCTTATTACATCAACAACCGCCATATAAACCACACGAACCTTTGCGTGAATTCCT from Nitrospinota bacterium includes:
- a CDS encoding DUF4390 domain-containing protein, whose product is MAPGLFAAIFFSTFLQAWNPRQAAADAFIVDVVRSGQGERLGASAILKGAFTREIKESVLSGMPMTFTYFIELKRIRSLIWNETSRKLAVKRTVKFDALRKVYLMWEKKGENDEDLTFEQELAAAEYNKEKAKDQPTQADGQQAQEPAMGDYEQMEKWMTRLEGVDMGPVSNLKQGARYYFMVRCEMKSIKLIPPFNYILFFVSLWDFDTEWENSTPFIINGVS